The sequence tctttaatgcggtggtaacaactttttttaagatatttctcattcgttcTTGCTCTCTATGCCCTGGTGGAACACATCTTTATCCACCAGATCTTCTAGAACTTCTTTTCATACATCATGACGTATCATATGGCTTTCACTTGACTTAGCCAAGGATACACCCCTCCTCGGACCATTCCCATCAACCTTATTAACAATAGTAGGCCTGTGGACATTTAAGTTCGACATAGTTATTCCCACTAAATCCTCCTCGGACAAATTAATACCTTCGAATctagcccaaggcccaaaaacatATTCTGACCCTTTTGCCCTCacaagtggttttttttttttttttgaatgacctttttgttgaatatattttttatttgttgttccTTGGCCTAATCTTCTTGTTGTTGGCAGTAgctatttttactactattttggtaaaattttagaGTTGTGCTAGGCACACAACAAactatcataatattttcacaacaattagTCCCTCATAAAtcgaaataaaatattaaactactcattataattaaaaacaaggttgttgtaaaaattttgtgaaattttgttgtgtttatagaatttttctaatgtttattattgttatttggatttttatttttgagaagcgttaggtctacaatatttttataatatttttacaataaatcataggtggtaatttattattggttctaattacATTTTCATACCACTGAAATTACATTTTTGCCCATAATAACAACATGGAACAACTtgtcacttagaatttgttgataaaatattataaatttagcatttctctttatctttattatttaagGGGATAATGACTATGTTCGAGGGGTTAAGATTATATTTTTGTCAAACCAAAATTCTTGGAATTCTGTAAGTTAAAGAtgttcaatttttaatttttttgtgggtagacaaaaacataaataattatgagtgtactttgtttgtttgtttccttttttttttttggtaggtcAAGGTGTTCTTATATATGTAGAGCGGCCCCTGCAAATCTCCCCCCTCACCCACCCcctaatgtgtttttttttttacttctcaGAAGATCACAATGAGAAAGTGGTGAACAGTTGTCCATTCCTCTGCATGTAAAAAAAAGGACATCTTCAAAAGTGATGGACATTTGTCAATTCCTCTCATATGgctatgtgagagagagagaggcttacGCTGGTCCTTCATTGAAGGAGCACTAGCCTTAACTTTGTAAATTAGGGGAAGATTGTACCATCGAGCAATCACTAGCTGTACCTTCACTAATAAATGGGAAGGCAGTGCCAAAGGTACGGCAGAGGACTAACAATTTCAGCACGTACGTAGTCTCGGGTTGGCCTGGAGACTGACTACTGTGCTTGTCTCTGATGCATACTCACCTCGTAATGAATataaacattgaaaaattttTAGTATCACAACGTTAGCCACAACTCGCCTATGTGGTGAGTTGTGATTGGTAAAGAGGTGACCCATTATCACATTTCCATcaatcacaactcgccacatagGCGAGTTATGGCCAATATTGTGGCTAAAGGTGTGGCATCTGAAGTGCTCTAAACATTAGGTTGGTCAAATATAGGAAGTATGGACCTCAAAAGCTATATTGGATGATGGATTATCTCCATTCTTTGCTGCCTAGAGTATCTCCAgcaaatttcttaaatttttgtactgtttgaaaAATGAACAGTGATTACTTTTTAACTAtcaactttttcaaatacattttccaACAGATTCTCaatctcatttaaatataatttcttcattcattttttattctttttttttatcaccatttattcttcctatattcattcccaacaattatatttttcattgaaaagcgttatatttacaatattttttgtaatagttttacaagaatcacatcaaaatcttatgtgaaaagttgttactagttctaatttaaaaccaccactgaaattatttttttacttaccactattagctaataacaatctattacttaagatttattgtgaaaattgtaGTAGCATTTCTTAATTgctatttcttatttttaatattatttttccctTCACACCATTTGTCATccatgtgtttctttttttttttttcttggttttttctcTACCATACATGTATCCCACTCCTTTCCTCTatctacctttttctttttctagttcaTTCCCAATATTTCTTCagctatctctctctctttttctctaactatctcttttttttttactttttccattTCTACTTGATTCTAGAACACTCTCTCCCTCTATCTCACACAAACAAATTCTCTCTCATACGCACATAGATCATCGGCAGAGAAGTGGAGATTGGCGTTCtacatgtttttttgtttgtttgtttgtttgttttttttttttgtgtgtgttctggtttgattggttttattttattgttcagATTTCATTAGGCTTATGAGAaagattgtttttgtgtttcaaatctttcgattgagttttgtgtttttgttttgattgtggTATATTACCATTGAGATAGATAGTGAAGAACGAAAGAGAAaaggaatgagagagagaatattttttttattaagcagggtatttttttaagataaaataatGGTTTGGAGTTGCTACAGTGTTCTCTAGATTAAGAGAATTATTGTAgcaacttccaaaaaaaattggaaaagtttTGGGTTTAGACATGCTTTGGAGCGTGAATAGTGaactttttttctcaaaaaagtaaAGATAGAGcatctattggagatgctcttagagCCAACAATTTACACTATATAGACATATTTTGAACCCTATACTCTCCGGATAGAAGTCGGACCTCAACTGGCAACCCATCATGGATTGAACTTTCGTTCCTCTTTGGTCAATCTTTTGTGCCTCATTTAATAGCATAATTGCATAAAAGTTGTAAGCTTTTTGAATGGATCCTTTGGAAAACCACCACTAGTGGTggttttaggaattttttttcgAAGGTGTTTATtatgaaacttaaattatacaaaatatatctataaattgattatatatatatatatatatatatatatatatatatatatatatatatattgtcagtTGTCACCTTAACagaaaaaagaggagaagagaagagaCTAGACTACTAGAGAGTAGAAGGCGAGTGCTTAGTGCCATATGTTTAGTTCACAATCAATCTCAAGTCTTGGAAAAGGAGGATGGTTGCGTAAGTTGATGGCTAGGGCAAAATTTAGTCATTTAATTATGAATAAATCATACATAAAGGGTAGTTGTTTTACAGTGGTAGCTTTAGGAATTTTATTTAGAGtggtcattaagaaatttaaattattacaatatttttcttgatactgtttttttaggaaaaatgaattagaaattatttttattgaataggttgaatgaactacaaattttacctttttgttttataataggtttctgttgaataattttttcacttgttgttgtttggttttgtattgtttttattttggtttatgtttgttgctatttgggctaatatttattgttgttatttaactttaaaattatGTTTGGAGGTAGAATTAATTTTGGAGAAATGTATTCATTCAGAAAATTTTTACAATGAAGCTTATACAAAAAACTGTTATTGGAgggtgaaaaaaatattattagtatttgacccaaatttgaatcaataataGCTAACCgcataagatttgttataaaattattgtgaaaatgttgttaaTATAGTACTactattcttatttttgttgaacccaaaattttgtaattttcaagtgaaggtgttcaaaattttcattaggGTAGTTACAATAGGTTAGTttagcatataatatttttttggcaaatgcatatatacaatttatttttgaaaatcagGACTACCCTAACTTGCATGTAGGAGAACCCCCCCTGCTGTTCTAtatgaaaaattagaaataattaataaaataaagaaaattttaaatttaataaaacaaagtttataGCATGGGTGGCTAACGTGTTGGATGGCGGAAGGAGAAAGACTAAAAGGTAAACGATGAGAACAAGGGCTGACTTGCATTGTCACTGACTTGGTTCTGCCCCTGATTTTAGTCTTTAAGTCATATCCACGAGCTTTCCCTGTTTCTGTCGTAggcttttgtaattttttggcCCCCCCGGTTCATCACTTACCAGACCAGGTCGTAGAATTTGACGCGTTTCGGCACTCGGCAGTTAATAAGGAAAAGGTTAACCAACCCTTTAAAGTGTCCATTAAGGATAATTTGTTGTGGGATTcacttaattaataaaaattagtatAGATTAATGAAATGACTGAAAATAGTATTGAAATATTAAGTGGAGCTCAAAAAGTAGGTTTTATGGACTCTATACttataaaattagtaaaaaatctGATAAAGAAATTGACTTTATTGACATAAAGTTGgggtttaatttgaaatataagGTTTGATTTTATAATAGCCTAAAACACATGCTTTAATTGACCTAAAgcacattctcaaaaaaaaaaaaaaaatgacaaagccTAATAAttgtatattaaaattcttatataaaatactaattttcttttatgttatAACCTCTTTTCCATGTCTTGTGtgtgttaattaaaaaaaaagtacagttTCCATCAAATTCagactcttctcaaaaaaaaaaaaaaaaaaaaaaaaaaatccaaagccaGATCCACTAACCTCTAAATTTGTCCCCAAAactctttgtgtgtgtgtgtgtgtgttgttgctAAACTCCTGCTTGTTTGAAGAAGATGATGGCGTACAGTCCTTTGGAAATTATAATTGAGTCAGCAACGGACTTGGAGAACGTGAATCATGTCTTCAAAATGAAAGTGTACGCTGTGGTTTCAATTTGCGGCAGCGACAATTCTAATCTAAATCTCACAGAGCAAAGAACACCTGTTGACATAGACGGTCATTCAAACCCGAAATGGAATTTCTTCGCTAAGTTCAACGTCGACATAGTTGCAGCACAGCAGAACCAGCTCACCCTTGTCATCAAGCTCAAGTCGGTCAGAAATATCCACTTATTGAAACCAAATGGCGATGTCGATATCGGTGAAGTCAATGTGCCCATCAAGAATTTTCTGACGGACAGTTTTGGCCACgcagaagaagatgaagaaaatgtgAATTACCCTGTCAGAACCATGGCTGGGGAGCCCAAAAGAGTACTAAATTTTTCGTACAAGTTGGGGAAGCCAAGTTCTAGGGAGTATCAACATGTTGTTCAACAACCAGGTTATTGTGGATGTTCACACTTTGGGTATGCAGTTCCGCCCCCATATCCAGCGTATGGGCACGCAGCTCCGCCACCATATGGGCAAGCAGCTCCGCTGTATGGACACGCAGCTCCGCAGATGCAGCCTCAGCAGAAGCCTAACAGCATTTTTGCTCAGTTGGGGATAGGGCTCGTAGGTGGAGCGATCAGTGGATTGATAGGTGGGGTTGCCCAGGGGGGAATTGGTGCTCTTTTTTCTGGGTAGATAGCTTGATATCTAATTTGCTGGCTGCCCTTCATAGTAAGTGCAAAAATCTTAGTATCTAAAGGGGTACATGCTACAtatgtatcatttttttaaggatggAGCTTACGTATATTGGGCTATCCAATTAAGTTCAAACACATTATTGTAATAAATTTAGGGAAATGATTAAAGGAGTTGTGTGTGTAAGTTTGTGGGTAATAAATACTCCCACAAATTTAAACTTACAGTATGCGAGAATAGTGTGAATGCTTTGTAAGGTGTCTACAAAATCAAACACTTTTGAAGCCATGattgaaagaatatttttatttttattttgataaaattttagtaCCATTAAAGTTTTGAGCCAATTAGTGTTAATCGATGAAATTCTTCTCCACTTGCTCGTGTGTTAAGATATATTTGGTGAGATtttttcttattggtttttttatttaataattaagaaaatgagTTCATAGGTGTATTTGCTTTCTTGGCTCGCCTGAACCCTACTAAGTTAATAGCATGGCCCGTCCACACAATTAATGGGGTGTGTCAATACCCgatcttaagaaaaataaataaattaaataaataaaatgtgaagaGTTGAAGAGTTTTTTACTACTTAAGCACCTTCACggatgatattttattttattattgttgttgaaaTTTGTCTTAGTGTGATAATTATTGTAAACCTATAGTACTTTATGGTTGAACTTTTGTGCTCTTTTACTTCTCATTGGCGGTTTGTTTTTACCTAAAAATTAGGTGTCTTGCTTGTGGAATTTTTCATCTATATTAGGTATTGTGTTTGGCTAATTTATTTCAGAAAAAATATCtagtttattaattttgagaaaaaagaagaaggagaataGTCAATCACAATGGTTGTATTCATTGGATCTAATTTTCCAACATAATACTAtgccattcttttttctttttttaagtttctcaGTATTCCTCTAGTCTTTAAATAGAGAGAAACCTCTTTGGAACACTATCATCACTAgttgtgaaaatacatattaattGGTAGCAGATTGATACTCTGTTATTTGACTCAAGCTGTGTTATTGTTAGAAGACCTTGGAATTTTATGATTTTCTAATGAAATTTTGtctaaaatatgatttttggtATGGACTAAAATGAAACTATATgtacttttgaaaaattaattatatagaCTAACTATGCTTCGGACCCAGACACTAGAGGATATACATTAGCATAGTATTAGTTTCTTCTATAGCCTATCATTGGTCTATCTGTGATTCTGGTGATAGTAATGAGAATATAACATGAccataatcataaaaaaaatgaaattgatcaAGAGTACAAAATCTAATTGAATATAGTTATTGTTTCAACTCCAAcgaaattctttgaattttgtgAAGGCAttgcaaattataattttcatgcATCTAGAACTCTCTGAaaattataatgttatttttcttaaagtatCTGCATTTCGTACGTCAAATCCATTTGAATTGAAGAGAAATTTTTAAGCTTATTAAGTTTCATCTTAGGTAAGCTCATTTATTTTACttgtaaatataatttatcCAGTTAATTAGGACTTGgttatttattaaattgttaAACTCACTTCCCCTCCTTTTTCTCCCCCTTTCAGATTCAGATCTTAATTAAGGAATAGCAAGTGTTGGGGCTTTGATTGGGGTGTACACATGAGAGGAGTTCAAGAATATTTTGCAATGAGATTTGGATGTATTTAGTACTGAAGATAACAATTTGGACTCTTTTTGGATTGATGCTTTGGAAACTTTGACAAGCAAATTATCGATGATAATTGGATTTGATTTTACTTACTAACTATTTGACGATAGTTCCGCTCTTTATGTAGACCTTGTACACTTGTTGGGTGAAAACTTTATAAGTGCACAACCGTTGTCACGTGTCTAAGCTATTGGTTTGGTTGGAGTTGGCGTGACAATAAAATGATATTAGAGTAAACCTAATAATTCCATGTAGTTCAAGGGAACTGCAACACAATGTAGGTCATGTTGAGGAAGTCGGGAATTTAGGTGAGAGAGATTATGATACCCCAAATTGAACGAGTTTGATTTGATTGGATTGTTTGAGTGTATGTTGTACGAGCGTATGTTGAGTCCCACATTTGGTTGGTGTTTAATTATTAAGTGGTTCTTGGGATTATAAATGATTACAATAAGCTACAATGGTAACTTTATAAGTGATTATGATCGATGAGCTACAATGGTAACTTAACAGTCCTTTTGGTGATTGATAATTAAGGTTGAAATATTATTGCTCTCtgtttggggaaaaaaaatcataacttgaTAAATTGATCTCATACATAATTCTTTGGGGACTAAACAGAATCTTTGAATTTGGTAATATAGCTTTTAGTACATGTAAAGAATCTAAATAAGATTTTTGACATAATATGATCCTCAATGGTTCAACAATTGAGCCGAATGCCCAATGCAGAAAACCATCCAATGTGATCCCTCATCACATAGTGTTTGTTTCAATTTTAAGTTACC comes from Castanea sativa cultivar Marrone di Chiusa Pesio chromosome 3, ASM4071231v1 and encodes:
- the LOC142627734 gene encoding uncharacterized protein LOC142627734; translation: MMAYSPLEIIIESATDLENVNHVFKMKVYAVVSICGSDNSNLNLTEQRTPVDIDGHSNPKWNFFAKFNVDIVAAQQNQLTLVIKLKSVRNIHLLKPNGDVDIGEVNVPIKNFLTDSFGHAEEDEENVNYPVRTMAGEPKRVLNFSYKLGKPSSREYQHVVQQPGYCGCSHFGYAVPPPYPAYGHAAPPPYGQAAPLYGHAAPQPYPAYWHAAPPTYLAYGHAAQPPYPSYGHAAQPTYPLYGHAAQPSYPAYGNAAQPPYGQAPPYGQAAWPYGHAAPQMQPQQKPNSIFSQLGIGAAVGFISGAAQAGIGALFSG